A stretch of the Clostridiales bacterium genome encodes the following:
- a CDS encoding nuclear transport factor 2 family protein, which translates to MDTIRFIIGGLCLLFLLLLLYLLFRIWLEGRREQVSPREIPGEVLPDELRENALRPLRRMNACYEKRDPEQADACIDEVMLPEQILILGTNPGEIFHGRDCARGLLQGDWKYWGKLALDVDTTSLSRTGSALYFATRGRIRLDRIGCRVPVRITGVLEERDGLWYISKIQFIHNLNFGYAIAAWVPALALTVNLMLFGLSWLLF; encoded by the coding sequence ATGGATACGATAAGATTTATCATCGGGGGGCTCTGCCTTCTGTTCCTGCTGCTCCTGCTTTACCTTCTTTTCCGGATTTGGCTGGAAGGCCGCCGGGAACAGGTCTCTCCCAGGGAAATCCCCGGTGAAGTTCTGCCGGATGAACTGCGGGAGAATGCCCTGCGTCCCCTCAGGCGCATGAATGCCTGTTATGAAAAGCGGGATCCTGAACAGGCGGACGCCTGCATTGATGAAGTGATGCTGCCGGAACAGATTCTGATCCTCGGAACAAACCCGGGGGAAATCTTTCATGGACGGGATTGTGCCAGAGGCCTGCTGCAGGGAGACTGGAAATACTGGGGAAAGCTGGCGCTGGACGTGGATACGACATCCCTTTCCCGAACGGGCAGCGCCCTGTATTTCGCCACGCGGGGCCGGATCCGGCTGGACCGTATTGGCTGCCGCGTCCCGGTGAGAATCACCGGGGTACTGGAGGAACGGGACGGCTTGTGGTATATCAGCAAGATCCAGTTTATCCATAACCTGAACTTCGGATACGCAATTGCCGCCTGGGTTCCCGCGTTGGCGCTGACAGTAAACCTGATGCTGTTTGGCCTGTCATGGCTCCTGTTCTGA
- a CDS encoding GNAT family N-acetyltransferase: MKDYQTENLILHFVTEEDLPEVARIWPADHHPLSDSEAQEAVACMRGNYERNAKGRICHLCLAVCGKDHPEMMMGWCGLDGSMNHAEPEIFILLDEPYRNRGYGTQCVRELIRIAVEDYSLSGVHGGCAKENIASARAMEKGGMVQYRTEENGDPLFRFCAKNVSCREGNTCG; this comes from the coding sequence ATGAAGGATTATCAGACTGAAAACCTGATCCTCCATTTTGTAACAGAGGAGGATTTACCCGAGGTCGCCCGGATCTGGCCGGCTGATCATCATCCGCTTTCGGACTCGGAGGCACAGGAAGCAGTTGCCTGTATGCGCGGGAATTACGAAAGGAATGCGAAAGGCCGGATCTGCCATCTTTGCCTTGCGGTATGCGGGAAGGATCATCCCGAAATGATGATGGGGTGGTGCGGGCTGGACGGCTCGATGAATCATGCGGAGCCTGAAATCTTCATCCTCCTGGATGAACCATACCGCAACCGGGGATACGGCACCCAGTGCGTCAGGGAACTGATCAGGATTGCGGTGGAGGACTATTCGCTTTCCGGCGTACACGGGGGCTGCGCCAAAGAGAACATTGCATCCGCCCGGGCAATGGAAAAGGGCGGTATGGTGCAGTATAGGACGGAAGAGAACGGCGATCCGCTATTCCGGTTCTGTGCCAAAAACGTATCCTGCCGGGAGGGGAACACCTGTGGATGA
- a CDS encoding phosphotransferase — protein sequence MKRILEQAKSLYALEGCTFNPVSGHEGGRNRIVIVSRNGEKQYVLRISALGDRSENDYLAETEFVRFLAENGAPVANVVPSVQGRLVERLDSKGKAIYVSLFAYARGMLLADNGYRYREGAPLGEYFFNAGKALGAIHRLSREYTPVHPRPDYFDKYNMAYLDRLIPDEYGELKKAVARRLEEFRALPQDKGCYGLIHFDFSDGNWHIDMDTGAVTVFDFDNCMNCWYMFDLANLWLHNEGWTRHESDPVKRFALMQQCFSLQLQGYKTETDLPEAMLEKLPLFIDMVLIENIVDELECCAREGEDLVWEDIEDAAECLVNDIPYAGFGEVS from the coding sequence TTGAAGCGAATTCTTGAACAGGCGAAATCTCTTTATGCCCTGGAGGGCTGCACATTCAACCCGGTATCCGGCCATGAAGGCGGACGGAACCGGATCGTGATCGTCAGCCGGAACGGCGAAAAACAGTATGTCCTCCGGATCTCCGCCCTCGGGGACCGAAGCGAAAACGATTACCTTGCCGAAACAGAGTTTGTCCGCTTCCTGGCTGAAAACGGCGCGCCTGTTGCGAATGTGGTCCCGTCTGTACAGGGCCGGCTGGTGGAACGCCTGGATTCAAAGGGCAAAGCAATATATGTCAGCCTGTTTGCCTACGCCAGGGGCATGCTGCTTGCGGACAACGGTTACCGCTATCGGGAAGGTGCGCCGCTGGGCGAATACTTTTTCAACGCCGGCAAAGCCCTGGGGGCGATCCACAGGCTGTCCCGGGAATATACACCTGTCCATCCCCGCCCGGATTACTTTGACAAGTACAACATGGCATACCTGGACCGCCTGATCCCGGATGAATACGGCGAGCTGAAAAAGGCCGTTGCCAGACGCCTGGAGGAGTTCCGTGCGCTCCCGCAGGATAAAGGCTGCTACGGCCTGATCCATTTTGATTTCAGCGACGGCAACTGGCATATCGATATGGATACAGGTGCAGTCACGGTGTTCGATTTTGACAACTGCATGAACTGCTGGTATATGTTCGACCTGGCCAATCTCTGGCTCCACAATGAAGGCTGGACACGGCATGAATCCGATCCCGTCAAACGCTTTGCGCTGATGCAGCAGTGCTTCAGCCTGCAGCTGCAGGGCTACAAAACCGAAACAGACCTTCCCGAGGCGATGCTGGAAAAACTGCCGCTGTTCATCGATATGGTGCTGATCGAAAACATCGTGGATGAGCTGGAATGCTGTGCCCGGGAAGGTGAAGACCTGGTCTGGGAAGACATTGAGGATGCGGCGGAATGCCTGGTCAATGATATCCCTTATGCGGGATTCGGAGAAGTCTCATGA
- a CDS encoding GNAT family N-acetyltransferase, which produces MNTPLLYRAALRGAFGRREQFSRSSITDALFVYLDGEPEEDSIGVVDSRFRKRPLVCLTKAWEEQIRSRYPDAAVYRRTVMNPACRFAVPESTELPEGYRLAGMDEAAFAQHPFSHGENYPCWAAFQAEGSGAVVYHGGEIVSAASSFLSLDGEIELDVFTKESHRGKKLAAACISRMLQDCMERGITVHWDAQNDISRHLAEKFGFEAETEYSVCWLS; this is translated from the coding sequence ATGAATACGCCGCTTTTATACCGGGCAGCCCTGCGGGGCGCTTTCGGCAGGCGGGAACAGTTCAGCCGGAGCAGTATTACAGATGCGCTGTTTGTTTACCTGGATGGAGAACCGGAAGAGGACTCCATCGGCGTAGTGGATTCCCGTTTCAGGAAGAGGCCGTTGGTGTGCCTGACAAAAGCATGGGAAGAGCAGATCAGGTCCCGTTATCCCGATGCGGCAGTATACCGGCGGACAGTGATGAATCCTGCATGCCGCTTTGCCGTACCGGAAAGCACGGAGCTTCCGGAAGGATACCGGCTGGCCGGGATGGATGAAGCCGCTTTTGCACAGCATCCTTTTTCCCATGGGGAAAATTATCCCTGCTGGGCGGCTTTTCAGGCGGAAGGCTCCGGAGCAGTTGTATATCACGGCGGAGAGATTGTATCCGCGGCTTCTTCCTTCCTGAGCCTGGACGGAGAGATTGAGCTGGACGTATTCACAAAGGAATCCCACCGGGGCAAAAAACTGGCAGCCGCCTGTATTTCCCGGATGCTGCAGGACTGTATGGAACGCGGAATCACGGTTCACTGGGATGCGCAGAACGATATTTCACGTCATTTGGCGGAGAAATTCGGCTTTGAGGCGGAAACAGAATATTCGGTCTGCTGGCTTTCATAA